DNA from Devosia yakushimensis:
AATATGGAAGCGGTCGGGCCCGCCAACACGATCCGCTCGATGAGCGAGCATCTGGATATTCTCGATGCACTGGAACAGCGCGACGCCGAGGGAGCGGTGGCGGCGCTGGACAAGCATCTGCAAGGGAGCTTGCATCGAGTGCTCACGGCCTGACCGGCTGGACAATATTTGGAGGAGAGGAGCCGCCATGTATGCCGATATGAAAGGATCAGCCCATAGGCTGGCCCCAACCGAGATCGCCACTGCCGCCATGCCCGAGGATGAGCGTATCTGGGTGCCGCAGGCCGAGGGCGTCTGGTTCCGCCCGCTGATGCTCAACACCATGCAGGGGCAGTGGTGCAATCTTTTGCGGGTGCGGCGAGCCGGTGTGCTGTCGCGGCATCTGCATACCAATCCGGTCCATGGCTATGTGATCAAGGGCCGCTGGCATTATCGCGAGCACGATTGGGTGGCCGAAACCGGCTCCTACGTCTTCGAGCCGCCCGGCGAAGTGCATACGCTGCTGGTGCCGGAAGATTGCCCGGAGATGATCACCTTTTTCAACATTACCGGTTGCATGCTTTACCTCGACGATGCCAATCGGCATGTCGGCTACGAGGATGTCTTCACCAAGATCGATATGTGCCGCGCCCACTACACCAAAATCGGTTTGGGGGCGGATTATGTCGAC
Protein-coding regions in this window:
- a CDS encoding 2,4'-dihydroxyacetophenone dioxygenase family protein, coding for MYADMKGSAHRLAPTEIATAAMPEDERIWVPQAEGVWFRPLMLNTMQGQWCNLLRVRRAGVLSRHLHTNPVHGYVIKGRWHYREHDWVAETGSYVFEPPGEVHTLLVPEDCPEMITFFNITGCMLYLDDANRHVGYEDVFTKIDMCRAHYTKIGLGADYVDQFIR